A single region of the Microlunatus panaciterrae genome encodes:
- a CDS encoding IS30 family transposase, whose product MAGVGRPRIAVEVQRRFWRLVRGGVAVEVAAGSVGVSRGTAGRWFRHAGGVIPSVVGEPSGLRLSFAEREEIACRRAAGGGVRQIAREIGRDPATVSRELRRGAGWSRSGYRASVAQGQADRRAARPKVAKLAAGARLRDEVQSRLMAKHSPAQIAARLREDFPDDAEMRVSHETIYQSLYVQGRGALRRELTGCLRTGRALRKPRRDPSVRRGRIANMVNISERPAEVADRAVPGHWEGDLIIGENSASAIGTLVERMTGFVLLLHLPGRHGAVEVEQQMIATIGQLPKLLAKTVTWDQGIEMANHANITLATDIAIYFCDPASPWQRGSNENTNGLLRQYFPKGTDLSGYHPDYLDYVANQLNDRPRKRLDWKTPKEALNELLSQPIDPHGVALTS is encoded by the coding sequence ATGGCTGGTGTTGGGCGTCCGAGGATTGCGGTGGAGGTGCAGCGTCGGTTCTGGCGTCTGGTGCGTGGGGGTGTGGCGGTGGAGGTGGCGGCGGGGAGTGTGGGGGTGTCGAGGGGCACTGCCGGTCGGTGGTTTCGTCATGCTGGCGGGGTGATTCCTTCGGTCGTCGGGGAGCCTTCGGGGCTGCGGTTGTCGTTTGCTGAGCGTGAGGAGATCGCGTGTCGTCGGGCGGCTGGTGGTGGGGTGCGTCAGATCGCTCGGGAGATCGGGCGCGATCCGGCCACGGTCAGTCGGGAGCTGCGCCGTGGTGCGGGCTGGTCGCGTAGTGGTTATCGTGCCTCGGTGGCTCAGGGTCAGGCGGATCGGCGGGCGGCTCGGCCGAAGGTGGCGAAGCTGGCAGCCGGGGCGCGGCTTCGAGATGAGGTGCAATCTAGGCTGATGGCCAAGCACAGCCCGGCCCAGATCGCGGCCCGGCTGCGGGAGGACTTTCCCGACGATGCGGAGATGCGGGTGTCGCACGAGACGATCTACCAGTCGCTGTATGTCCAGGGCCGTGGGGCGCTGAGGCGAGAGCTCACCGGGTGTCTGCGGACCGGGCGGGCGCTGCGGAAGCCGCGCCGTGACCCGTCGGTGCGGCGTGGCCGGATCGCGAACATGGTCAACATCAGCGAGCGGCCCGCCGAGGTCGCCGACCGGGCCGTGCCGGGCCACTGGGAGGGTGACCTGATCATCGGGGAGAACTCCGCCTCGGCGATCGGCACCCTGGTCGAGCGGATGACCGGCTTCGTGTTGTTGCTGCACCTGCCCGGCCGGCACGGCGCGGTAGAGGTGGAGCAGCAGATGATCGCCACGATCGGGCAGCTGCCGAAGCTGCTCGCCAAGACCGTCACCTGGGACCAGGGAATCGAGATGGCCAACCACGCCAACATCACCCTCGCCACCGACATCGCCATCTACTTCTGCGACCCGGCCTCACCCTGGCAGCGCGGCAGCAACGAGAACACCAACGGGCTGCTGCGCCAGTACTTCCCCAAAGGCACCGACCTGTCGGGCTACCACCCCGACTACCTCGACTACGTCGCCAACCAGCTCAACGACCGCCCCCGCAAACGACTCGACTGGAAAACCCCCAAAGAAGCCCTCAACGAACTACTCTCACAACCGATCGATCCACACGGTGTTGCGTTGACCAGTTGA
- the dtd gene encoding D-aminoacyl-tRNA deacylase — MRLVLQRVASASVSVDGQIVGAIDRPGLVVLVGVTHDDTPEIATRLADKVWTLRILADERSCEQDNAPILVVSQFTLYADTRKGRRPSWSAAAPRPVSEPLVEAFVAALRERGADVATGVFGAQMQVALVNDGPVTVILDSAV; from the coding sequence ATGCGTCTGGTGCTGCAGCGGGTCGCCTCGGCCTCGGTCTCGGTGGACGGGCAGATCGTGGGTGCCATCGACCGACCCGGGCTGGTGGTGCTGGTCGGCGTCACGCACGACGACACCCCGGAGATCGCGACACGGCTGGCCGACAAGGTCTGGACGCTGCGCATCCTGGCGGACGAGCGCTCCTGCGAACAGGACAACGCACCCATCCTGGTGGTCAGCCAGTTCACCCTGTATGCCGACACGCGCAAGGGCCGGCGGCCGTCGTGGAGCGCGGCCGCCCCGCGGCCGGTGAGCGAGCCGTTGGTGGAGGCCTTCGTGGCCGCGCTCCGGGAACGCGGTGCCGACGTGGCGACCGGGGTGTTCGGGGCGCAGATGCAGGTCGCGCTGGTCAACGACGGGCCGGTGACGGTGATCCTGGACTCAGCCGTCTAG
- a CDS encoding GNAT family N-acetyltransferase encodes MEVALTVRDLDFADLPDLDWSGGPEHLNAVAAALQDSLTGGVAMLGVALPNGRLIAKGGVDLRKHAGRGELWMLAVHEAWQSLGVGTLLIGALEDRVRQHGLGVARLGVEHDNPRAAALYRRLGYRAVGSELDGWPVAGGRTYITVCTILERSL; translated from the coding sequence ATGGAGGTGGCGCTGACCGTACGCGATCTCGACTTCGCCGATCTGCCCGATCTGGACTGGTCGGGTGGCCCGGAACACCTCAACGCCGTCGCCGCGGCGCTGCAGGACAGCCTGACGGGCGGGGTGGCCATGCTGGGGGTGGCGCTGCCCAACGGCAGGCTGATCGCGAAGGGTGGGGTGGACCTCCGCAAGCATGCCGGCCGTGGAGAGCTGTGGATGCTGGCGGTGCACGAGGCCTGGCAGTCGCTGGGCGTCGGCACGTTGCTGATCGGCGCCCTCGAGGACCGGGTTCGGCAGCACGGGTTGGGGGTGGCCCGGCTCGGGGTGGAACACGACAACCCGCGGGCCGCAGCTCTGTACCGCCGACTGGGCTACCGCGCGGTCGGCTCTGAGCTGGATGGCTGGCCGGTCGCCGGCGGTCGCACCTACATCACCGTCTGCACCATTCTGGAGCGCAGTCTCTGA
- a CDS encoding 2-dehydropantoate 2-reductase N-terminal domain-containing protein: MTRYIIIGAGAIGGGLGGRLAQHGHRVVLVARGAHLQALQRGGLRLRSPDQDVRLPVTAVAGPEEIILSDEDVLVLSTKTHQAEAALTQWADVPVISEGRTVGTAGERLPLLTALNGVTSESLALRYFDRVLGVCVWMPAVHLEPGEVIIRGVPRSGMFHLGRYPARSTTDADTELLDKIKIDWDGSEFEVLLPADVMPWKYRKLISNIGNAFQALIGPNGEFGRLVKAASTEARQVLEAAGITVTSDAEEAQTRSDSFTVRPVPGTPEVLGGSTWQSLSRGSGAVETDYLNGEIARIARENGRTAPINARIAALARRAAAAGRRPGDLSADEVARLLGL, translated from the coding sequence GTGACTCGCTACATCATCATCGGTGCCGGCGCCATTGGCGGCGGACTCGGCGGACGGCTCGCCCAGCACGGACACCGGGTCGTCCTGGTGGCACGGGGCGCCCACCTGCAGGCGCTGCAGCGCGGTGGTCTGCGGCTGCGATCCCCCGATCAGGATGTGCGACTCCCGGTCACGGCCGTCGCCGGTCCGGAAGAGATCATTCTGAGCGACGAGGATGTGCTCGTCCTCAGCACCAAGACCCACCAGGCCGAAGCCGCGTTGACGCAGTGGGCGGATGTCCCCGTGATCAGTGAAGGCCGCACCGTGGGCACCGCCGGGGAGCGGCTGCCGTTGCTGACGGCCCTGAACGGCGTGACCAGCGAGTCGCTGGCGCTGCGCTACTTCGACCGGGTGCTGGGGGTGTGCGTGTGGATGCCGGCCGTGCACCTGGAGCCCGGCGAGGTGATCATCCGTGGCGTGCCGAGGTCCGGGATGTTCCACCTCGGCCGCTACCCGGCCCGGTCGACCACCGACGCCGACACCGAGCTGTTGGACAAGATCAAGATCGACTGGGACGGATCCGAGTTCGAGGTGCTGCTGCCCGCCGACGTGATGCCCTGGAAGTACCGCAAGCTGATCAGCAACATCGGCAACGCGTTCCAGGCGCTGATCGGGCCCAACGGTGAGTTCGGCCGACTGGTCAAGGCGGCCTCGACGGAGGCCCGCCAAGTGCTGGAGGCCGCGGGCATCACCGTGACCAGTGACGCCGAGGAGGCGCAGACCCGCTCGGACAGCTTCACAGTCCGCCCGGTGCCGGGCACGCCGGAGGTGCTCGGCGGTTCCACCTGGCAGTCGCTGTCGCGGGGCTCTGGCGCGGTCGAGACGGACTACCTCAACGGAGAGATCGCCCGGATCGCAAGGGAGAACGGCCGCACCGCACCGATCAATGCCCGCATCGCCGCGCTGGCGCGGCGGGCCGCCGCCGCCGGTCGACGGCCAGGCGACCTCAGCGCCGACGAGGTCGCCCGGCTGCTGGGGCTCTGA
- a CDS encoding VOC family protein encodes MIGQLHGIVIDCPDPSALASFYEQLLGMQRVQDEPDWVVIGDAPDRPGVAFAHVSGYRPPTWPTGERPQYRHFDVRVDDLDAAESAVLTLGAQRLAGGGGSFRVFADPIGLPFCLIRT; translated from the coding sequence ATGATCGGACAGCTGCACGGCATCGTCATCGACTGCCCCGACCCGAGCGCTCTCGCCTCGTTCTATGAACAGCTACTGGGCATGCAGCGGGTCCAGGACGAGCCGGACTGGGTCGTCATCGGCGACGCCCCCGACCGGCCCGGGGTCGCGTTCGCCCACGTCTCGGGCTACCGCCCTCCCACCTGGCCGACGGGCGAGCGGCCCCAGTACCGCCATTTCGACGTCCGGGTGGACGATCTGGACGCAGCCGAGTCGGCCGTACTGACGCTCGGCGCACAACGCCTGGCGGGGGGTGGTGGGTCGTTCCGGGTGTTCGCAGACCCGATCGGACTGCCCTTCTGCCTGATCCGGACGTAG
- a CDS encoding FAD-dependent oxidoreductase: MLNTEVLIVGGGLGGVAAALAAARAGRQVVLTEEFAWLGGQLTSQAVPPDEHPWVERFGVTRSYRQLRTGIRDYYRRHYPLTERARSWEDLNPGAGHVSKLCHEPRVAVAVIESMLAPYLAAGRIRVLQPYVPCAAAVDGDRVSAVTVQHKDTGEQLSITARYVLDATETGELLPLAGCEYVTGFEASTETGEPSAPAQAQPLNMQAVSVCFAIDHVDGDHTIDKPADYDFWRSYQPDFWGAPMLSWTAPHPRTLQPEPRIFDPNPGDDPMGVAADQSREGGDINLWTFRRIAARDNFTAGFYPSDITLVNWPMIDYFEGPVIEVPDAAEHLERARGLSRSVMYWMQTEAPRPDGGLGFPGLRLRGDITGTTDGLAMAPYIRESRRIKARYTVVEQDLSLALRKDAGAAHYADSVGVGMYRIDLHPSTGGDNYIDVGASPFEIPLGALLPQRLENLLAAGKNIGTTHITNGCYRLHPVEWNIGEVAGALAAFCLEHSTEPAAVHASPERLAAFQQGLQRDGVELGWPRVVGY; encoded by the coding sequence ATGCTGAACACTGAGGTCCTCATCGTCGGCGGCGGTCTCGGTGGCGTCGCCGCGGCCCTGGCTGCGGCAAGGGCCGGCCGGCAGGTGGTGCTGACCGAGGAGTTCGCCTGGTTGGGTGGCCAGCTCACCAGCCAGGCCGTGCCGCCGGACGAGCATCCGTGGGTGGAGCGCTTCGGCGTCACCCGCAGCTATCGTCAGCTCCGCACCGGGATCCGCGACTACTACCGCCGGCACTACCCGCTCACGGAGCGGGCCCGCAGCTGGGAGGACCTGAACCCCGGCGCCGGCCATGTCAGCAAGCTCTGCCACGAACCGCGGGTTGCGGTTGCCGTCATCGAGTCGATGCTGGCCCCCTATCTGGCTGCCGGACGGATAAGGGTCCTCCAGCCGTACGTCCCCTGTGCGGCTGCGGTGGACGGCGACCGGGTCAGTGCCGTGACGGTGCAGCACAAGGACACCGGCGAGCAACTGAGCATCACCGCCCGCTATGTGCTGGACGCCACCGAGACCGGCGAGCTGCTGCCTCTGGCCGGCTGCGAGTACGTCACCGGGTTCGAGGCCTCCACCGAGACGGGGGAACCCAGTGCTCCGGCCCAGGCCCAGCCGCTGAACATGCAGGCGGTGTCGGTGTGCTTCGCCATCGACCACGTCGACGGCGACCACACCATCGACAAGCCGGCCGACTACGACTTCTGGCGCTCCTACCAACCCGACTTCTGGGGAGCCCCGATGCTCTCCTGGACCGCGCCGCATCCGCGGACCCTGCAGCCGGAGCCGCGGATCTTCGACCCGAACCCGGGTGACGACCCGATGGGCGTCGCCGCCGACCAGAGTCGCGAGGGCGGCGACATCAACCTGTGGACGTTCCGCCGGATCGCAGCCCGGGACAACTTCACCGCCGGGTTCTATCCCAGTGACATCACCCTGGTGAACTGGCCCATGATCGACTACTTCGAGGGTCCGGTGATCGAGGTCCCGGACGCGGCCGAACACCTCGAACGCGCGCGTGGGCTGAGTCGATCGGTCATGTACTGGATGCAGACCGAGGCGCCCCGACCCGATGGCGGCCTCGGGTTCCCGGGGCTGCGGCTGCGCGGTGACATCACCGGCACAACGGATGGTCTGGCGATGGCGCCCTACATCCGCGAGTCCAGGCGCATCAAGGCGAGATATACCGTCGTCGAGCAGGATCTCTCGCTGGCCCTCCGCAAGGACGCCGGCGCCGCGCACTATGCGGACTCGGTCGGGGTCGGGATGTACCGAATCGACCTGCACCCCTCGACGGGTGGGGACAACTACATCGACGTCGGCGCGTCGCCGTTCGAGATCCCGCTCGGGGCGCTGCTGCCACAGCGGCTGGAGAACCTGCTGGCTGCCGGCAAGAACATCGGCACCACCCACATCACCAATGGTTGCTACCGGCTGCACCCGGTGGAGTGGAACATCGGGGAGGTCGCCGGGGCGTTGGCCGCCTTCTGCCTCGAGCATTCCACCGAGCCGGCCGCCGTGCACGCCTCCCCCGAGCGGCTGGCGGCGTTCCAGCAGGGGCTCCAGCGTGACGGGGTCGAGCTCGGCTGGCCCCGGGTTGTGGGCTACTGA
- a CDS encoding discoidin domain-containing protein, which produces MSDPSKGARPADRQRSDGRHRSDPSTDPGGSDPYGALYRTRVGSAGPTPRPLGQYEPALVPPEEQQEDDTYGWLFRPEPAEKPAEEPTPSGVSGPEASPSSPSAVGEQQPVRPSGQAEPWLDAPHWDPQSQRSAPSLAYPDEVRLHPAGAVEASPAPTSERPRRFLPLVLMVLLVAALFGALVAVVVPPMVNGAGADAAPETGAPPRTGAAPSASSAPSAQSTARSGNGPYLGPVRAVSPSDVTVDCQAAPATDAGGNPVRYVPDQMYDGDPNTAWRCDGEGKGQSVTFSFGDSTKIGGVALVNGYTKVDPTTGEDRYPEYRRVTQVTWTFPDGTSYVQQLVDGNEKLQQLRIPVTKAKKVTLTINEVTDPGSRESTRNAVLISEVGFSTPE; this is translated from the coding sequence ATGTCTGATCCGTCCAAGGGCGCCCGCCCGGCAGACCGGCAACGGTCTGATGGCCGTCACCGGTCGGATCCGTCCACCGATCCGGGCGGCTCGGACCCCTACGGCGCCCTCTATCGGACCAGGGTCGGATCGGCTGGTCCGACCCCCCGCCCGTTGGGCCAGTACGAGCCGGCGCTGGTGCCACCGGAGGAGCAGCAGGAAGACGACACCTACGGCTGGTTGTTCCGCCCGGAGCCGGCCGAGAAGCCTGCCGAGGAGCCCACCCCGTCCGGGGTGTCGGGCCCGGAGGCGTCCCCCTCCTCGCCTTCCGCGGTCGGGGAGCAGCAGCCGGTGCGGCCGTCAGGGCAGGCCGAGCCGTGGCTCGACGCCCCGCACTGGGATCCGCAGTCCCAGCGATCGGCGCCGAGCCTTGCCTACCCGGACGAAGTGCGCCTCCACCCTGCCGGAGCGGTCGAGGCCTCGCCCGCCCCCACCTCCGAACGGCCGCGGCGCTTTCTGCCACTCGTGTTGATGGTGCTCCTGGTGGCGGCCCTCTTCGGCGCTCTGGTCGCGGTCGTCGTGCCGCCGATGGTGAATGGGGCCGGTGCGGACGCCGCACCCGAAACCGGTGCGCCACCTCGAACGGGTGCGGCACCGTCGGCCAGCAGCGCACCCTCGGCCCAATCGACCGCCAGGTCCGGCAACGGCCCCTATCTCGGACCGGTGCGCGCCGTGTCGCCCTCGGACGTCACGGTCGACTGCCAGGCCGCACCGGCCACCGACGCCGGCGGCAACCCGGTCCGCTACGTCCCCGATCAGATGTACGACGGCGACCCGAACACGGCCTGGCGCTGTGACGGTGAAGGCAAGGGTCAGAGCGTCACGTTCAGCTTCGGCGACAGCACCAAGATCGGCGGGGTCGCCCTGGTCAACGGCTACACCAAGGTGGACCCGACCACCGGCGAGGATCGTTATCCGGAGTACCGCCGGGTCACGCAGGTGACCTGGACCTTTCCGGATGGCACGTCCTACGTCCAGCAGCTCGTCGACGGCAACGAGAAGCTGCAGCAGCTGCGGATCCCGGTGACCAAGGCCAAAAAAGTGACACTGACGATCAACGAGGTCACCGATCCGGGCAGCCGAGAGTCGACCCGCAATGCCGTGCTCATCTCCGAAGTAGGCTTCTCGACTCCGGAGTAA
- a CDS encoding DUF1416 domain-containing protein, with protein sequence MCGATTGGLDVQGINVTKEAVIQGRVLRGGNPVAGAYVRLLDSTGEFTAEVPTSATGHFRFFANDGKWTLRTLAPGSQTDRAIVASRGNVAEIDVELEAA encoded by the coding sequence ATGTGCGGAGCAACGACAGGTGGCCTTGACGTCCAGGGCATCAACGTGACCAAGGAAGCGGTCATCCAGGGCCGGGTGCTGCGGGGAGGAAACCCGGTGGCCGGAGCCTACGTACGGCTGCTGGACTCCACCGGCGAGTTCACCGCCGAGGTGCCCACCTCGGCAACCGGGCACTTCCGCTTCTTCGCCAACGATGGGAAGTGGACCCTGCGGACGCTGGCTCCCGGCAGCCAGACCGACCGGGCCATCGTGGCCAGCCGCGGCAACGTGGCCGAGATCGATGTGGAGCTTGAGGCGGCCTGA
- a CDS encoding winged helix-turn-helix transcriptional regulator, whose translation MPVLLLLTNDMHASAEILPALELLPFYQVRVAQAEPTALLDAPPCDALLLDARRDLVGARSLCRLMETTGKEAPLLVVVGEGGLAALSSDWGFDDLLLTTAGPAEIDVRLRLAMAPTATDTASDALIRTGNIVIDEAGYSARLNGEQLDLTYTEFELLKYLAQHPGRVFSRQQLLSDVWGYDYYGGTRTVDVHVRRLRAKLGPEYESLIGTVRNVGYRFVTHGEDARAEF comes from the coding sequence TTGCCCGTACTTCTGCTCTTGACCAACGACATGCACGCCTCGGCGGAGATCCTGCCTGCGCTCGAGCTGTTGCCGTTCTACCAGGTGCGGGTCGCTCAGGCCGAGCCGACCGCGCTGCTGGACGCACCACCCTGTGACGCGCTGCTGCTGGATGCACGGCGTGACCTCGTGGGCGCCCGCTCGCTCTGCCGGCTGATGGAGACCACCGGCAAGGAGGCTCCGCTGCTCGTCGTCGTCGGTGAGGGCGGACTTGCGGCCCTCTCCTCCGACTGGGGCTTCGATGACCTGCTGTTGACGACCGCCGGACCGGCTGAGATCGATGTCCGGCTGCGGTTGGCGATGGCGCCGACCGCGACCGACACCGCGTCGGACGCGCTGATCCGCACCGGGAACATCGTCATCGACGAGGCCGGCTACTCCGCGCGGCTCAATGGCGAACAGCTGGACCTGACCTACACCGAGTTCGAGCTGCTCAAGTATCTGGCCCAGCACCCGGGCCGGGTCTTCAGCCGGCAGCAACTGCTGAGCGATGTCTGGGGCTACGACTACTACGGTGGCACCCGTACCGTGGACGTGCACGTCCGCCGGCTGCGGGCCAAGCTCGGTCCCGAGTACGAGTCGCTGATCGGCACCGTCCGCAACGTGGGCTACCGCTTCGTCACCCACGGCGAGGATGCCCGCGCGGAATTCTGA
- a CDS encoding 3-keto-5-aminohexanoate cleavage protein, with amino-acid sequence MPASASFAPNTLITVAPTGAETSRADCPDLPTTLAELAETARRCQDAGAAMIHIHVRDDQHLPTLDPGRLRDAVAAVRGASNLIVQLSTGGSVHDPLDRRLAVLDAEPDSCSLTMGTTNFGDDVFVNPWPFVCELYQRTQERGVVPEFELFDLGQVAALGRLLERYGLPFGGRVHVDFVLGVPGGMPGTAAALAAGLAALPEQVTSWSATGIGRTHLPILLAALSHGGHLRVGMEDCLTFAKGRPVRHNAELVGRAAELATLAQRPPMPVAQARQLLGLPA; translated from the coding sequence GTGCCCGCCAGCGCCTCTTTCGCACCGAACACCCTGATCACGGTGGCGCCGACGGGCGCCGAGACCAGCAGGGCGGACTGTCCCGACCTGCCGACCACGCTGGCGGAGCTGGCCGAGACGGCCCGTCGCTGCCAGGACGCCGGTGCCGCGATGATCCACATCCACGTCCGCGACGACCAGCATCTCCCGACCCTCGACCCGGGCCGGCTCCGGGACGCGGTCGCGGCGGTCCGTGGGGCCTCGAACCTGATCGTCCAGCTGTCGACCGGCGGCTCGGTGCACGATCCGCTCGACCGGCGGCTGGCCGTGCTGGACGCCGAGCCGGACTCATGCTCGCTGACCATGGGGACCACGAACTTCGGTGATGACGTGTTTGTCAACCCCTGGCCGTTCGTCTGTGAGCTCTACCAACGCACCCAGGAGCGCGGGGTGGTGCCGGAGTTCGAGCTCTTCGACCTGGGCCAGGTCGCCGCTCTGGGCCGGCTGCTGGAGCGTTACGGCTTGCCCTTCGGGGGCAGGGTGCATGTCGACTTCGTGCTCGGCGTACCCGGTGGCATGCCCGGCACCGCCGCGGCACTGGCGGCAGGGCTGGCCGCGTTGCCGGAGCAGGTGACCTCGTGGAGCGCGACCGGCATCGGACGCACCCATCTGCCGATCCTGCTGGCGGCGCTCTCCCATGGCGGCCACCTGCGGGTCGGGATGGAGGACTGCCTGACCTTCGCCAAGGGTCGACCGGTACGCCACAACGCCGAGCTGGTCGGCCGGGCAGCGGAGCTGGCCACCCTGGCCCAGCGGCCCCCCATGCCCGTCGCCCAGGCTCGTCAGCTCCTAGGCTTGCCGGCATGA
- a CDS encoding DsrE family protein produces the protein MTRPLIVKLTCGAEAAERANQAWTVAAMGLAAGAEVSVWLTGEAVWFAVEGKQPDLELDHATPVAELVSAVLDAGIVNVCTQCAARRELTESDLFPGVRIAGAASFVEAALADDVQALVY, from the coding sequence ATGACCCGACCACTGATCGTCAAGCTGACCTGCGGAGCCGAGGCGGCCGAGCGCGCGAACCAGGCCTGGACGGTCGCGGCGATGGGCCTGGCCGCCGGTGCCGAGGTGTCCGTCTGGCTGACCGGTGAGGCGGTCTGGTTCGCCGTCGAGGGCAAGCAGCCCGACCTCGAGCTCGACCATGCCACTCCGGTCGCCGAGCTTGTCAGCGCCGTGCTGGATGCGGGGATCGTGAATGTCTGCACGCAGTGCGCGGCCCGCCGTGAGCTGACCGAGAGCGACCTGTTTCCGGGCGTCAGGATCGCCGGCGCCGCCAGCTTCGTCGAGGCAGCCCTCGCCGACGACGTCCAGGCGCTGGTCTACTGA
- a CDS encoding sulfurtransferase, with protein sequence MSRQEVLVDADWVTEHLDDPKVVLIEVDEDTSAYDGGHIKGAIKLDWKADLQDPIRRDFVNQQQFEKLLSERGVGNDDTVVLYGGNNNWFASYAFWYFKLYGHRDVRLLDGGRKKWELDARELSSETVTRPATSYSASEPDLSIRAFRDETVQAIGVKNLVDVRSPDEYAGRLLAPAHLPQEQAQRGGHIPTAVNVPWSKAANDDGTFKSDEELKQIYSEAGVDWDTDTIAYCRIGERSAHTWFVLHELLGQQNVKNYDGSWTEYGSLVGVPVTVGDEPGQL encoded by the coding sequence ATGAGCAGGCAAGAAGTACTCGTAGACGCGGACTGGGTCACCGAGCATCTGGACGACCCCAAGGTCGTTCTGATCGAGGTCGACGAAGACACCAGCGCCTACGACGGCGGCCACATCAAGGGCGCCATCAAGCTGGACTGGAAGGCCGACCTCCAGGACCCGATCCGCCGGGACTTCGTCAACCAGCAGCAGTTCGAGAAGCTGCTGTCCGAGCGCGGTGTCGGCAATGACGACACCGTCGTGCTGTACGGCGGCAACAACAACTGGTTCGCCAGCTACGCCTTCTGGTACTTCAAGCTGTACGGTCACCGCGACGTCCGGCTGCTCGACGGCGGCCGGAAGAAGTGGGAGCTGGATGCTCGCGAGCTCAGCTCCGAGACCGTCACCCGCCCCGCGACCTCGTACAGCGCTTCCGAGCCGGACCTCAGCATCCGCGCCTTCCGGGACGAGACCGTGCAGGCCATCGGCGTGAAGAACCTGGTCGACGTGCGGAGCCCGGACGAGTACGCCGGCCGGCTGCTGGCCCCCGCCCACCTGCCGCAGGAGCAGGCGCAGCGTGGCGGCCACATCCCCACCGCGGTGAACGTGCCGTGGAGCAAGGCGGCGAACGACGACGGCACCTTCAAGTCGGATGAGGAGCTGAAGCAGATCTACTCCGAGGCCGGTGTGGACTGGGACACCGACACCATCGCGTACTGCCGGATCGGCGAGCGCAGCGCCCACACCTGGTTCGTGCTGCACGAGCTGCTGGGCCAGCAGAACGTCAAGAACTACGACGGTTCGTGGACCGAATACGGGTCGCTGGTCGGCGTCCCGGTGACCGTGGGCGACGAGCCCGGACAGCTGTAA
- a CDS encoding MoaD/ThiS family protein, which yields MPTVSIRYWAGARAAAGMDAEVIQAETVATALRIARDRHADPRFDRVLEASSLLLDGVALHPADLEAQLVQDARVEVLPPFAGG from the coding sequence ATGCCGACTGTGTCGATTCGCTACTGGGCCGGCGCCCGCGCCGCCGCCGGGATGGATGCTGAGGTGATCCAGGCCGAGACGGTGGCAACAGCACTGCGGATCGCGCGCGATCGCCATGCCGATCCGCGGTTTGACCGTGTCCTCGAGGCGAGCTCACTGCTGCTGGACGGGGTGGCTTTGCACCCGGCAGATCTGGAGGCGCAGCTGGTCCAGGATGCCCGGGTCGAGGTGCTGCCACCGTTCGCCGGAGGCTGA